The following proteins are co-located in the Noviherbaspirillum sp. UKPF54 genome:
- a CDS encoding efflux RND transporter permease subunit yields MFNFFIDRPVFSTVVSLIITLAGALAAFGLPISQYPQIVPPQVQVSTSFPGANANVVTQSIAAPIEQQVNGAKGMIYMDSKSANDGSYSLTVTFDIGTNQDLDAVDVQNRVAIAQSTLPADVIRQGITIRKQSTDFLEVLALTSPDGRFDTTFMSNYALLNLQDTLSRIPGVGFVRIFGARDYSMRIWLDPDKMARLGVTAGDVRNVIQEQNVVAPAGRIGVPPVPAGQQMQYSATIAGRLSDPAQYENMIVRAGANGQIVYLKDIARIELGGADYSIGVQENGIAGVFIGIFLQPDANALDVARQVKITMDDAAKRFPQGMVYSIPYSTTPFVTESLKDVLITLGIAFVLVLIVVFLFLQTWRATIIPMLAIPVSLIGTFAAFSALGFSINTLTLFGLVLAIGIVVDDAIVVVEAVQHRLDTEHPSPKEATKAAIADVGGPVIAIALVLAAVFIPVAFLGGLTGQLYRQFALTLAISVILSAIVALTLTPALCALLLRPAAHERPHGLLGRFFDRFNRLFDASSNRYSATVVTLVRHAVLVMLTFIVIIAALYLLIKNRPTGLVPTEDQGYVFAVMQLPNGASLERTNAAVAQLTRIARETPGVDGVASLSGFNLLTGLTTSYNSTSFIRLKPWDERKGANESADAIVGTLLRRLNSEITEARALVLNPPPIRGLGTTGGFDFILQDRTGGDPKRFGQVLQEVVAAAHKRPEIGFVFPNYDDRTPQIEYEVDREKVKTYGIALTDVFFTLQALMGSYYINDFNLYGRTFRVQMQAEAGARASPDDVNRYYVRNTNGDMIPLSAVLRPKSISGPEFYERYNIYRAATITGATAPGYSSGQAAQAMQEVAAATLPAGFGYEWTGSTYQELKTGGQTAYIFALSLMFVFLVLAALYESWAMPVAILLVIPFGVLGAFVGLLLRNEVNNVYTQIGLIMLIGLAAKNAILIVEFAKLARERGTAIVESARQAAQLRLRPILMTSFAFILGTLPLAIATGAGAGARKSIGTTVVFGMLFATMLGIFVIPVFYVVLQRISERKMPFRREQESGAADGRPPATQPE; encoded by the coding sequence ATGTTTAATTTTTTCATCGATCGCCCCGTCTTTTCGACCGTCGTCTCGCTGATCATCACGCTGGCGGGTGCGTTGGCCGCCTTTGGTTTGCCCATTTCCCAGTATCCGCAAATCGTGCCGCCGCAGGTGCAGGTAAGCACGAGTTTCCCGGGCGCGAATGCCAACGTCGTCACGCAATCGATCGCCGCGCCGATCGAGCAACAGGTCAATGGCGCCAAGGGCATGATCTACATGGACTCGAAGAGCGCCAATGACGGGTCATACAGCCTGACCGTGACGTTCGACATCGGCACCAACCAGGATCTCGATGCGGTCGACGTGCAAAACCGCGTAGCCATTGCGCAGAGCACGCTGCCGGCGGACGTGATTCGGCAAGGCATCACCATCCGCAAGCAATCGACCGACTTCCTCGAAGTGCTGGCGCTGACGTCGCCCGACGGGCGCTTCGATACCACGTTCATGAGCAACTACGCGTTGCTGAACCTGCAGGACACGCTGTCGCGCATTCCCGGCGTCGGTTTCGTGCGCATCTTCGGCGCGCGCGACTACAGCATGCGCATCTGGCTCGATCCGGACAAGATGGCGCGCCTGGGCGTGACCGCGGGCGATGTCCGCAACGTGATCCAGGAGCAGAACGTGGTGGCGCCAGCCGGCCGCATCGGCGTGCCGCCGGTTCCCGCAGGACAGCAGATGCAGTATTCGGCCACCATCGCGGGGCGGCTGTCGGACCCGGCGCAATACGAAAACATGATCGTGCGTGCCGGCGCCAACGGCCAGATCGTGTACCTGAAGGATATCGCACGCATCGAACTGGGCGGCGCCGACTACAGCATCGGCGTGCAGGAAAACGGCATCGCGGGCGTCTTCATCGGCATCTTCCTGCAGCCCGACGCCAATGCGCTCGACGTCGCCAGGCAGGTCAAGATCACTATGGACGACGCGGCCAAGCGCTTCCCGCAGGGGATGGTGTATTCGATCCCCTACAGCACCACGCCTTTCGTCACCGAGTCATTGAAGGACGTGCTGATCACGCTCGGCATCGCGTTCGTGCTGGTGCTGATCGTCGTCTTCCTGTTCCTGCAGACATGGCGCGCCACCATCATCCCGATGCTGGCGATCCCAGTGTCCCTGATCGGCACCTTCGCCGCTTTCTCCGCGTTGGGCTTCTCCATCAATACGCTGACTCTGTTCGGCCTGGTGCTGGCGATCGGCATCGTGGTTGACGATGCGATCGTGGTGGTGGAAGCGGTGCAGCACCGGCTCGATACCGAGCATCCTTCCCCCAAGGAGGCAACCAAGGCCGCGATCGCCGACGTGGGCGGCCCGGTGATCGCGATTGCGCTGGTGCTCGCCGCGGTGTTCATTCCGGTGGCTTTCCTCGGTGGCCTGACCGGGCAGCTTTACCGGCAGTTCGCATTGACGCTGGCCATCTCGGTGATTCTGTCGGCGATCGTCGCGCTGACGCTGACGCCGGCCTTGTGCGCATTGCTGCTGCGTCCCGCCGCGCATGAACGGCCGCACGGTCTCCTGGGCCGCTTCTTCGACCGCTTCAACCGGCTGTTCGATGCTTCTTCCAACCGCTACAGCGCGACCGTGGTGACGCTGGTGCGCCACGCCGTGCTGGTGATGCTGACGTTCATCGTCATCATCGCCGCACTGTACCTGCTGATCAAGAACCGGCCGACCGGCCTGGTGCCGACGGAGGACCAGGGCTACGTGTTCGCGGTGATGCAGCTGCCGAACGGCGCGTCGCTCGAGCGCACCAATGCGGCAGTCGCGCAATTGACCCGCATTGCAAGGGAAACGCCGGGCGTGGATGGCGTTGCATCGCTGTCCGGCTTCAATCTGCTGACCGGCCTGACCACCTCGTACAATTCGACCAGCTTCATCCGGCTCAAGCCGTGGGATGAGCGCAAGGGGGCGAACGAAAGCGCGGATGCGATCGTGGGTACGTTGCTCAGGCGCCTGAACTCGGAAATCACGGAAGCACGGGCGCTGGTGCTGAATCCGCCGCCGATACGCGGCCTCGGCACCACCGGCGGCTTCGACTTCATCCTGCAGGACCGGACCGGCGGCGACCCGAAGCGGTTTGGCCAGGTCTTGCAGGAGGTCGTGGCCGCCGCGCACAAGCGGCCCGAAATCGGCTTCGTGTTTCCAAACTACGACGACCGCACGCCGCAGATCGAGTACGAGGTGGACCGCGAGAAGGTCAAGACCTACGGCATCGCGCTGACGGACGTGTTCTTCACGCTGCAGGCGCTGATGGGCAGCTATTACATCAACGACTTCAACCTGTACGGCCGCACCTTCCGGGTGCAGATGCAGGCCGAGGCGGGCGCGCGCGCCAGCCCGGACGACGTCAACCGTTATTACGTGCGCAACACCAATGGCGACATGATTCCGCTGTCCGCGGTGCTGCGCCCCAAATCGATCAGCGGTCCGGAATTCTACGAGCGTTACAACATCTATCGTGCCGCCACCATCACCGGCGCGACTGCGCCCGGCTACAGCTCCGGCCAGGCGGCGCAGGCGATGCAGGAAGTCGCCGCCGCCACGCTGCCGGCCGGCTTCGGCTACGAATGGACCGGCTCGACCTACCAGGAACTGAAGACCGGCGGCCAGACAGCCTACATCTTCGCGCTGTCGCTGATGTTCGTCTTTCTCGTGCTGGCGGCGCTGTACGAGAGCTGGGCGATGCCGGTCGCGATTTTGCTGGTGATTCCGTTCGGAGTGCTGGGCGCATTTGTCGGCCTGTTGCTGCGCAACGAAGTCAATAACGTGTACACCCAGATCGGCCTCATCATGCTGATCGGCCTGGCGGCGAAGAACGCGATCCTGATCGTCGAGTTCGCCAAGCTTGCGCGCGAGCGCGGCACGGCGATCGTCGAATCGGCGCGGCAGGCGGCGCAATTGCGCTTGCGCCCGATCCTGATGACTTCGTTCGCCTTCATCCTCGGCACGCTGCCGCTGGCGATCGCGACAGGAGCCGGGGCCGGGGCCCGGAAATCGATCGGCACGACTGTCGTGTTCGGCATGCTGTTTGCCACCATGCTCGGGATTTTCGTCATTCCCGTTTTCTATGTCGTGCTACAGCGCATCAGCGAGCGCAAGATGCCGTTCCGGCGCGAGCAGGAATCCGGGGCGGCCGATGGCCGCCCGCCGGCCACGCAGCCGGAATAG
- a CDS encoding efflux RND transporter periplasmic adaptor subunit, translated as MFSLLISGLSACGEKKQDAAQHAPPPPEVSVIKLAATPVTLSQDYAAQTEAVEAVEIRARVGGIVERQAFKDGTPVKKGDLLFVIDQKPYSTALAQAKANLQQARASHLNSEQTLARFRKLIDSRAISQQDLEGAIAKERADAASVLSGEAQVRQAQLNLDYTAIRSPRDGLISRALIKPGGLVVASSTLLTTVYSQDPIYVGFTISEEKLAELQKQFNLRDERKSPDFKLKLIDGSDYRYSGKLNFVDAAVDPRNGTLPVRVVVPNPDGDLRPGQFMRVIVPGRSNPNAILVPQKAVQEIQGKRSVYVVGPDNKAMSRDIVANQRIGNDWLVEQGLKPGETVIVEGIAKVQPGATVKPVPAGQQRKADQPGSAQEGGKQGR; from the coding sequence TTGTTCTCCTTGTTGATTTCCGGACTTTCGGCCTGCGGTGAAAAAAAACAGGATGCCGCGCAACATGCTCCGCCCCCGCCGGAAGTGTCCGTCATCAAGCTTGCCGCAACGCCGGTCACTTTATCGCAAGACTATGCGGCACAGACCGAGGCAGTGGAAGCGGTGGAAATCCGTGCGCGCGTCGGCGGCATCGTGGAGCGGCAGGCGTTCAAGGATGGAACACCAGTGAAAAAGGGCGATCTGCTGTTCGTGATCGACCAGAAACCTTACAGCACGGCGCTGGCCCAGGCCAAGGCGAATCTGCAACAGGCGCGGGCGTCGCATCTCAATTCCGAACAGACGCTGGCGCGCTTCAGGAAATTGATCGATTCGCGCGCGATCAGCCAGCAGGATCTGGAGGGCGCCATCGCCAAGGAGCGCGCCGACGCGGCCAGCGTGCTGTCGGGCGAAGCCCAGGTGCGGCAAGCGCAATTGAACCTCGACTACACCGCCATCCGTTCGCCGCGCGACGGCTTGATCAGCCGCGCGCTGATCAAGCCCGGCGGGCTGGTGGTCGCCTCCAGTACCTTGCTGACGACGGTCTACTCGCAGGACCCGATTTATGTCGGCTTCACGATCAGTGAAGAGAAGCTCGCGGAATTGCAAAAGCAGTTCAATCTGCGCGACGAGAGGAAGTCGCCCGATTTCAAGCTCAAGCTGATCGATGGCAGTGATTACCGATACAGCGGCAAGCTGAATTTCGTCGATGCGGCAGTCGACCCGCGCAACGGCACCCTGCCGGTCCGGGTGGTGGTGCCCAACCCCGATGGCGATTTAAGGCCGGGGCAATTCATGCGCGTAATCGTGCCGGGCAGGAGCAACCCGAATGCGATCCTGGTGCCGCAGAAGGCGGTACAGGAAATCCAGGGAAAACGGTCGGTGTATGTGGTCGGGCCGGATAACAAGGCGATGAGCCGCGATATCGTCGCCAACCAGCGCATCGGCAACGACTGGCTGGTGGAGCAGGGCCTGAAACCGGGGGAGACGGTCATCGTCGAAGGCATCGCCAAGGTGCAACCCGGCGCGACGGTAAAGCCGGTGCCGGCCGGGCAGCAGAGGAAGGCCGATCAGCCGGGTAGCGCGCAGGAGGGCGGGAAGCAGGGGCGCTAG
- a CDS encoding bifunctional diguanylate cyclase/phosphodiesterase: MPHTSAAGLGRWLTLANLASAATALLVASVLLIVFQFLLLRDAMVEDLGVQAHIVSDNSVAALLFNDGRAGTETLNALAASPSIQAAGIFTLGGRQLASYTRGRAAPVAAPAPSLLEAGHRFGVTRMELVRYVDSEDVHIGYVVVRAGLDRLYGRLLGYIGLTLSIAAGSLAAAYLLVRRMRRRVKSAEAHLHYLAHVDPVTGLPNRHAFNERLLFALSRVDRAGGSVGLLLLDLDNFKIVNDTLGHQCGDRLLELVAQRLVDCLRSADVICRIGGDEFAVILESDAGTQGALISAKILAALAEPFAVDVHDIYVTASIGISVYPQDGANLETLIRNADTAMYQAKNKGKNAFELFRPELDQRVQKRLSLEVNLRKALERGELELYYQPQFSLKDGSLVGLEALLRWNHPELGMVSPAEFIPVAEESGLIVPIGRWVLCTACRQVAAWREAGLGDVHVSVNLSARQTKDSQLVEDILEALRETGMSPGQLELEITETVLMENVHANVELLQRLQTEGIRLSIDDFGTGYSSMAYLKRFPIDQVKIDRTFVRDIPGDGDDEAITTAIIAMAHSLGLSVVAEGVETEQQLDFLRKAGCDIMQGYYFAEPGTPERIQAFLRNSTVPTEKIRA, translated from the coding sequence GTGCCGCACACAAGCGCCGCCGGGCTGGGCCGCTGGCTTACGCTGGCCAATCTCGCCAGCGCCGCCACCGCGCTGCTGGTGGCGAGCGTGCTGCTGATCGTGTTCCAGTTCCTGTTGCTGCGCGACGCGATGGTGGAAGACCTCGGCGTGCAGGCGCACATCGTTAGCGACAACAGCGTGGCGGCGCTGCTGTTCAACGACGGCAGGGCGGGAACGGAAACGCTGAATGCGCTGGCCGCATCCCCCAGCATCCAGGCGGCCGGCATCTTCACGCTGGGCGGCCGGCAGCTGGCGTCATATACGCGCGGGCGCGCCGCACCGGTGGCTGCGCCGGCGCCCAGCCTGCTTGAAGCCGGCCACCGGTTCGGCGTCACGCGGATGGAGCTGGTGCGGTATGTGGATTCCGAGGACGTGCATATCGGCTACGTGGTGGTGCGCGCCGGGCTGGACCGGCTGTACGGGCGGCTGCTCGGCTATATCGGCCTGACCCTGTCGATCGCCGCCGGTTCGCTGGCCGCGGCCTACCTGCTGGTGCGCCGCATGCGGCGCCGGGTCAAGAGCGCCGAGGCGCATCTGCACTACCTGGCGCATGTCGACCCGGTCACCGGATTGCCGAACCGGCATGCGTTCAATGAACGCCTGCTGTTTGCGCTGTCGCGCGTCGACCGGGCGGGAGGCAGCGTGGGACTGCTGCTGCTCGATCTCGACAACTTCAAGATCGTCAACGACACGCTCGGGCATCAATGCGGCGACAGGCTGCTCGAGCTGGTTGCGCAGCGCCTGGTCGACTGCCTGCGCAGCGCCGACGTGATCTGCCGCATCGGCGGCGACGAATTCGCCGTGATCCTCGAGTCGGATGCCGGAACGCAGGGCGCTCTCATCTCCGCGAAGATTCTCGCCGCGCTGGCCGAGCCCTTCGCCGTCGACGTGCATGACATCTACGTCACCGCCAGCATCGGCATCAGCGTCTATCCGCAGGACGGGGCCAACCTCGAGACGCTCATCCGCAACGCCGATACCGCGATGTACCAGGCCAAGAACAAGGGCAAGAACGCGTTCGAGCTGTTCCGTCCGGAGCTAGACCAGCGGGTGCAGAAGCGCCTGTCGCTGGAGGTCAACCTGCGCAAGGCGCTGGAGCGCGGCGAGCTGGAGCTGTATTACCAGCCCCAGTTCAGCCTGAAGGATGGCAGCCTGGTCGGCCTGGAAGCGCTGCTGCGCTGGAATCATCCCGAGCTCGGGATGGTGAGCCCGGCGGAATTCATCCCGGTGGCCGAGGAGAGCGGACTGATTGTGCCGATCGGGCGATGGGTGCTATGCACCGCCTGCCGGCAGGTTGCGGCATGGCGCGAGGCTGGCCTGGGCGACGTGCATGTGTCGGTAAACCTGTCGGCGCGGCAGACCAAGGACAGCCAGCTGGTGGAAGACATCCTCGAGGCCTTGCGCGAGACCGGCATGTCGCCCGGCCAGCTTGAGCTGGAGATTACGGAAACGGTGCTGATGGAAAACGTTCATGCCAATGTCGAGCTGTTGCAAAGACTGCAGACGGAAGGCATCCGGCTGTCGATCGATGATTTTGGCACCGGGTATTCGTCGATGGCATATCTGAAGCGTTTCCCGATCGACCAGGTGAAGATCGACCGCACCTTCGTGCGCGACATTCCCGGCGACGGCGACGATGAAGCGATCACCACCGCGATCATCGCGATGGCCCACAGTCTTGGCCTGTCGGTGGTGGCCGAGGGCGTGGAAACCGAGCAGCAGCTTGATTTCCTGCGCAAGGCTGGCTGCGACATCATGCAGGGCTATTACTTTGCCGAGCCGGGGACGCCGGAGCGCATCCAGGCATTCCTGCGCAACAGCACGGTGCCGACGGAAAAAATACGAGCTTAG
- a CDS encoding YfiR family protein — MAWRAKRRSAWLLAAALWLPAWPAAAQTVQEYDLKAAFVYNFALFTGWPAETPYEGGTLNICINPGSALRAPLIGLGERSIRGHKIAVRSLGAARNLRACHVLFLDSVDRERWATIRKGLGSGVLTISDDEGIDRDGVVVALAMAGNRVVFDIDTRAARQARLALSSKLLRLARTVQ; from the coding sequence ATGGCATGGCGAGCCAAACGGCGGAGCGCATGGCTGCTCGCGGCGGCGCTGTGGCTGCCGGCGTGGCCGGCTGCCGCGCAGACCGTGCAGGAGTACGACCTGAAAGCGGCATTCGTGTATAACTTCGCGCTGTTTACGGGCTGGCCGGCAGAGACGCCCTATGAAGGCGGAACGCTCAATATCTGCATCAACCCGGGCAGCGCGCTGCGCGCGCCGCTGATCGGCCTGGGCGAGCGTTCGATCCGGGGACACAAGATCGCGGTGCGCAGCCTGGGCGCGGCGCGCAACCTGCGTGCCTGCCATGTGTTGTTTCTCGACAGCGTCGACAGGGAGCGCTGGGCGACTATCAGAAAAGGATTGGGTAGCGGCGTGCTTACCATTTCGGATGATGAAGGGATCGATCGCGACGGCGTCGTCGTCGCGCTGGCGATGGCCGGCAACCGGGTTGTGTTCGATATCGACACGCGCGCGGCGCGGCAGGCCAGGCTGGCGCTGAGTTCCAAATTGCTGCGCCTGGCGCGCACGGTGCAATGA
- a CDS encoding TonB-dependent siderophore receptor, protein MPGKSARSGTLVPQEAVRCCALALGLLAWAPAGAVVADADLASLPMEQLLSLEVYSASKFVQKVSDAPSAVSVVTAADIRAFGWRTLADILRSMRGLYVNNDRNYSYLGARGFLRPGDYNTRFLLLVDGYRINDAVYDQAAIGTEFMLDVDLIERVEFVPGPGSSIYGSNAFFGVINIITRRGSDMSGARAAVEAGSYGARKARASYGWHDDDREFLISASSYRIDGQDLYFPEFDTPAQNNGVARRLDYDRAQNLFVKGAAGPFRISASHGERTKGIPTASFSQVFNDPRAHTVDTQSAVDANYTGALSDHAELSSRLYWGSSTYLGDYIYDYPPLTVNRDGAQARWWGGEAKLVSTHFARHKVVAGAEYQRDYRRDQYNFNVDPYKLNLDDHRDGTRAGVYLQDEIILRDDLLLNAGMRYDRHSTAGSAYNPRLALMYKLTPATTVKTVYGTAYRAPNAYELYYQLTGEGGQKANPALKAESIRTRELIVEQYLNADTRITASAFHNSVRDLISQTVDPADNLPVFRNVDQATARGLELELEKAWGGGAKLRTSYSWQQAQDDSSGATLVNSPRHLAKFNLSAPLPGAAWWAGAEAQYVGSRLTRQGSTGGYWLANLTLSSARLARGLDVSASVYNLFDRGYADPGSAEHAQDAIRQDGRSFRVKLCAAF, encoded by the coding sequence ATGCCAGGCAAGTCTGCACGTTCCGGAACGTTGGTCCCGCAGGAAGCGGTCCGTTGCTGCGCCTTGGCGCTCGGCCTGCTGGCATGGGCGCCGGCGGGCGCGGTGGTCGCGGACGCCGACCTTGCATCGCTGCCGATGGAGCAGCTTCTTTCGCTCGAAGTCTATAGCGCATCGAAATTCGTGCAGAAGGTCAGCGACGCGCCGTCGGCGGTGTCGGTGGTCACCGCGGCAGACATCCGGGCATTCGGCTGGCGCACGCTGGCCGATATCCTGCGCAGCATGCGCGGGCTGTATGTGAACAATGACCGCAACTACAGCTACCTCGGCGCGCGCGGCTTTCTGCGCCCCGGCGACTACAACACGCGCTTTTTGCTGCTGGTGGACGGCTACCGGATCAATGACGCGGTGTACGACCAGGCCGCCATCGGCACCGAATTCATGCTCGACGTCGACCTGATCGAGCGCGTCGAGTTCGTTCCCGGACCCGGATCGTCGATCTACGGCTCCAATGCCTTCTTCGGCGTGATCAACATCATCACCAGGCGCGGCAGCGACATGAGCGGCGCCCGCGCTGCAGTCGAAGCCGGAAGTTACGGGGCGCGCAAGGCACGCGCGAGCTATGGCTGGCATGACGACGACAGGGAGTTCCTGATCTCGGCAAGCTCCTATCGCATCGACGGGCAGGACCTGTACTTCCCCGAATTCGACACGCCAGCGCAGAACAACGGCGTTGCGAGAAGGCTCGACTACGACCGCGCGCAAAACTTGTTCGTAAAAGGTGCGGCCGGCCCGTTCCGGATCTCCGCATCGCATGGCGAACGCACCAAGGGCATTCCGACCGCGTCGTTTTCCCAGGTATTCAATGATCCGCGCGCACACACCGTCGACACCCAGAGCGCCGTTGACGCGAACTACACGGGCGCGCTGTCCGATCATGCGGAGCTGTCGTCGCGTCTGTACTGGGGGAGCAGCACCTACCTGGGCGATTACATTTACGATTACCCGCCGCTGACGGTCAACCGCGACGGCGCGCAGGCGCGCTGGTGGGGTGGAGAGGCGAAACTGGTCAGCACCCATTTCGCGCGCCACAAGGTGGTGGCGGGCGCCGAATACCAGCGCGACTACCGGCGCGACCAGTACAACTTCAATGTCGATCCGTATAAGCTGAACCTCGACGACCACCGCGACGGCACGCGCGCCGGGGTCTACCTGCAGGATGAAATCATCCTGCGCGACGACCTGCTGCTCAACGCGGGCATGCGCTACGACCGTCATTCCACCGCGGGCAGCGCCTACAATCCGCGCCTGGCACTGATGTACAAGCTGACGCCGGCCACCACGGTCAAGACCGTGTACGGCACCGCCTACCGCGCACCCAATGCCTACGAGCTGTACTACCAGCTGACCGGCGAGGGCGGGCAAAAGGCCAATCCCGCGCTGAAGGCGGAAAGCATCCGCACGCGCGAGCTGATCGTCGAACAATACCTGAACGCCGACACGCGTATCACGGCATCGGCGTTTCATAACAGCGTGCGCGACCTGATCTCCCAGACCGTCGATCCGGCGGATAACCTGCCCGTGTTCCGCAACGTCGACCAGGCTACCGCGCGCGGCCTGGAACTCGAGCTGGAGAAGGCGTGGGGCGGCGGCGCCAAGCTGCGCACCAGCTACAGCTGGCAGCAGGCGCAGGACGATTCGAGCGGCGCGACGCTGGTCAATTCGCCGCGCCACCTGGCCAAGTTCAACCTGTCCGCGCCGCTGCCGGGTGCCGCCTGGTGGGCCGGCGCGGAGGCGCAGTACGTGGGCAGCCGCCTCACCCGGCAAGGCTCGACCGGCGGCTACTGGCTGGCCAACCTGACCCTGTCGTCGGCGCGGCTGGCGCGCGGTCTGGACGTCTCCGCCAGCGTATACAACCTGTTCGACCGCGGCTATGCCGATCCTGGCTCCGCGGAACATGCGCAGGATGCGATCCGGCAGGACGGCCGCAGCTTCCGCGTCAAGCTGTGCGCGGCCTTCTGA
- a CDS encoding TetR family transcriptional regulator has translation MARSTKEEALETRNRILDAAENVFHAQGVAQTSLAEVAQAADVTRGAIYWHFKNKSDLFDAMCERVRLPMESMMEAGAEEGEVDPLGKLRDTCVFVLHEAARNPHSRKVFDIIFHKCEFVEEADPIVIRQRECYLEGMANIERILRKAIDRQQLPADLDLRLAGVTLHAAMGGLLNNWLFAPDSFNLEENAEKLIDACFDTLRYAPSLRR, from the coding sequence ATGGCCCGATCTACCAAGGAAGAAGCGCTCGAAACGCGCAACCGGATTCTCGATGCGGCGGAAAATGTGTTTCACGCGCAGGGCGTGGCGCAAACCTCGCTGGCCGAAGTGGCGCAGGCTGCGGATGTGACGCGGGGCGCGATCTACTGGCACTTCAAGAACAAGAGCGACCTGTTCGACGCCATGTGCGAGCGCGTGCGGTTGCCGATGGAATCGATGATGGAAGCGGGCGCGGAGGAAGGCGAGGTCGACCCGTTGGGCAAGCTGCGCGACACCTGCGTGTTCGTGCTGCACGAAGCCGCCCGCAATCCGCATTCGCGCAAGGTGTTCGACATCATTTTCCACAAGTGCGAGTTCGTCGAGGAAGCCGACCCGATCGTGATCCGGCAGCGGGAGTGCTACCTGGAAGGGATGGCCAATATCGAGCGCATATTGCGCAAGGCAATCGACAGACAGCAGCTTCCCGCCGACCTCGACCTCCGCCTTGCGGGCGTGACCCTGCATGCGGCGATGGGCGGCCTGCTCAACAACTGGTTGTTCGCGCCGGACAGCTTCAATCTCGAAGAGAATGCCGAAAAGCTGATCGACGCCTGTTTCGACACCCTGCGTTACGCCCCTTCCCTGCGCCGGTAG
- a CDS encoding efflux RND transporter periplasmic adaptor subunit: MSSIRPISRIAAATMMLASLAACGDKIPSAQAQGAGMPPPEVSVVTVQPERIVVANELPGRVEATRIAQVRARVPGIVLKRVFEEGSEVKAGDVLYRIDPAPFQATYNSTQAALAKAQANLAQATLKIQRYKPLVETNAISKQEYDDAVTAEKQATADVAAARAAQETARLNLGYATVNAPISGRIGRAQVTEGALVGQGEATPLATVQQLDPIYVTVSQSSAELLRLKQALANGQLKSVGKDRATVRLVTDDGRVYPHPGKLLFSDVTVDETTGAVSLRAVFPNPDRFLLPGMYARARIEQAVDEQALTVPQQAVTRSPDGSAVMVVGQDGKVVAQPVKTGGVQDNKWIITDGLKAGDRVIVEGLQKAKPGSTVKPTPWKGPAAAGQAGSAPAPAPQKS; this comes from the coding sequence ATGAGTTCAATTCGTCCTATTTCCCGTATTGCCGCTGCCACAATGATGCTGGCGTCGCTGGCCGCGTGCGGCGACAAGATCCCGAGCGCGCAAGCCCAGGGCGCCGGCATGCCGCCGCCGGAAGTATCGGTGGTGACGGTGCAGCCGGAGCGCATCGTGGTCGCCAATGAATTGCCGGGACGGGTCGAGGCGACGCGCATCGCACAGGTGCGCGCGCGCGTGCCCGGCATCGTGCTCAAGCGCGTGTTCGAGGAAGGCAGCGAAGTCAAGGCCGGCGACGTGCTGTACCGGATCGATCCGGCTCCGTTTCAGGCGACGTACAACAGTACGCAGGCGGCCCTGGCCAAGGCGCAGGCGAACCTGGCGCAGGCAACGCTGAAAATCCAGCGCTACAAGCCGCTGGTCGAAACCAATGCCATCAGCAAGCAGGAGTACGACGACGCCGTGACGGCGGAAAAGCAGGCGACCGCCGACGTCGCCGCCGCCCGGGCGGCGCAGGAAACAGCCCGCCTCAACCTCGGCTATGCGACCGTCAACGCGCCGATTTCCGGACGCATCGGCCGCGCCCAGGTGACGGAAGGCGCGCTCGTCGGCCAGGGCGAAGCGACCCCGCTGGCAACCGTCCAGCAGCTCGACCCGATCTACGTGACGGTCTCGCAGTCCAGCGCCGAACTGCTGCGCCTGAAGCAGGCGCTGGCCAACGGCCAGCTGAAAAGCGTCGGCAAGGACCGCGCGACGGTCAGGCTGGTCACCGACGACGGCCGCGTCTATCCGCACCCCGGCAAGCTGCTGTTTTCCGACGTGACGGTGGATGAAACGACCGGCGCGGTATCGCTGCGCGCGGTCTTCCCCAACCCCGACCGCTTCCTGCTGCCCGGGATGTACGCTCGCGCACGCATCGAGCAGGCGGTCGACGAACAGGCGCTGACCGTGCCGCAGCAGGCGGTCACGCGTTCGCCAGACGGTTCGGCGGTGATGGTGGTCGGCCAGGATGGCAAGGTCGTCGCGCAACCCGTCAAGACCGGCGGTGTGCAAGACAATAAATGGATCATCACCGACGGCCTGAAGGCTGGCGACCGCGTGATCGTGGAAGGCCTGCAGAAAGCCAAGCCGGGCTCGACCGTCAAGCCGACGCCGTGGAAAGGGCCGGCCGCGGCCGGCCAGGCCGGGAGCGCGCCCGCCCCGGCACCGCAGAAATCCTGA